One part of the Arabidopsis thaliana chromosome 4, partial sequence genome encodes these proteins:
- a CDS encoding Putative membrane lipoprotein (Putative membrane lipoprotein; FUNCTIONS IN: molecular_function unknown; INVOLVED IN: biological_process unknown; LOCATED IN: endomembrane system; Has 16 Blast hits to 16 proteins in 9 species: Archae - 0; Bacteria - 0; Metazoa - 0; Fungi - 0; Plants - 16; Viruses - 0; Other Eukaryotes - 0 (source: NCBI BLink).): MQKSFSLIQTVAISGVFSAVSCWYGFMFGRESARKELGGLIEELRRGGSNSDSTPHS; the protein is encoded by the exons ATGCAAAAATCGTTCTCGTTGATCCAAACAGTGGCAATCTCCGGCGTATTCTCCGCCGTCTCATGCTG GTATGGATTCATGTTCGGTAGAGAATCAGCGAGAAAAGAGCTCGGAGGTTTGATCGAAGAGCTCCGTCGTGGAGGCTCCAATTCTGATTCCACTCCCCATTCCTGA